TACCTTGACCAATATTTCCCAAAAAATATCCGCTGCAATGTCCACAAGAAATAGGCAGCACCAAGTACCAACCCAAATACCGCAATAGCAGTAAGCCAATTCGGAAAAAGGGTACTATTAAAACCCCCTATCAAAGTAAAAAACTCGCCAATAAATCCTGAGAATGCAGGCAAACCCAGTGATGCAAAGAAAGCTACAGCCGTTAGGGCGGTATAAATAGGCATCTTGGCCGCAAGGCCTTGGTAGCTATCTATACGGCGGTCATGTGTACGGCTATACAAAACACCCACCAATAAAAATAACATAGCCGACAAAATACCGTGTGAATACATTTGGTAGATTGCTCCATTGATACCTTCGCTGGTAAGCGATGCTATACCCAACAGCACAAATCCCATGTGTGAAACAGACGAATAAGCAATCATTTTTTTGAGGTCGTTCATAGCCAAAGCATTGTACGCTCCATATACAATCGACACCACACCAAAGGCCGCAATAATAAAAGCAAAATCCATAGCTGCTTCAGGGAAGATAGGATAGGCGATTCGGAGGAAACCATATCCGCCAATTTTCAAGAGAATCCCTGCCAAAACTACCGAAACAGGTGTTGGTGCTTCTACGTGTGCGTCGGGTAGCCAAGTGTGTACGGGTACTGCGGGTAATTTGATACCAAAACCCACCATCAGCAAAATAAATCCTAAGGCTCTGATACTTAATCCACCTAGTTTGATATTAGAAAAAATATGAAACCACGATTCGGGCAAGTAGTTGCTTGTATCAGGCAAGAAACGCAAGTCGAAAGTATGTACAAGCTGTTCGGAAGGAATTTTACCCTCGGCCAACAAAGCCTGAATTTCTGAAATAACCGATGGGGTTATTTGGGCATAATCGCCGATAAGTCCAGTTTGCAAGGCTGTTTCTACGGGGTCGATAGCCGATAAATAAAGCCCAATCATCACCACCAAGATAAATAACGACCCCACCAATGTATAAATAAAGAATTTGATAGAAGCGTACTCCTTGCGTGGCCCTCCCCAAATACCTATTAAAAAATACATAGGTAAGAGCATAAACTCAAAGAAAAGATAAAACAAGAATAAATCTAAGGCCATAAAGCAGCCTACAATCGATGCCGTTAATAAAAGATACAACGAAAAATAGCCTTTTTCCTTTTGCTTGATTTCAAAAGAAGAAATAGCTCCAATCAACATCACCAAGCCCGTAAGTAGCACCATTGGCATACTTATACCGTCGATACCCAACAAATAATCAATAGAGCCAATACCCAATGCACCCAATGGCAGGGTTATCCAATCTATTTGCTCAACAAATTGGTATTCTGCCGTTTGTTGGTCAAACAAAAAGTACAAACGCATACACAGCAAAAACTCAATCGCTGTAACGGCCAATGTAATCCATTTGTAGTATGCTCTGTAATTTTCTGGTAAAATGGCAATGACCAAAGAAAATACTAATGGTAAAAATATGAGTACTGAAAGTATAGACATATCGTAGTGAAATTTCATCTACATGAACAACCCACTAGGAGTTTGTTCGTGCTTGATTGCTTAGTAAATAATAAACACAATTAGACTAATTAGCCCCATCAGTGCAGCTACAACATAAAGTTGTACTTTGCCCCCTTGAACAGAGCGTGTTATTTTTCCGATAATTCCTGTTAATGAAGCCAATGCGTTTGGGACACCGTCTATCCAACGGCTATCAAACCACATTACTATTTTTGCCATAATTACCTGTACATTAGCTAGGCTATTAACAGTTTGGTCAATAACCTGCTTGTCAAAATACTGTAGCCCTTGGGCCAAAAGCAAAGTTGGTTGTACCCAAACTAGATCATAAAGTTTGTCGAAAGTAGGTACTTTATTGTCAAAAATGATATTTCTTGAAATATAACCAAGCCCAATACCCAATACTACACAGGCTATCGAGGCATAACCAATCCAATGATTTTCTGCCAATATAAAATCAGGATTGATAACATGCCAAAACCAGCTATGTCCTGCATGGAAGGGGTTGGTCGAGAAAATCATACCAAAAGATAGAATGGCTAGCAATGCCAAAGGGAATTTAATTTTGATACTTCCTTCATGAATATAATTAGCTTGTATTGCTTCATTGCGAAGTTCGCCCATAAATACCAACCAAACCTGCCGTGACATATAGAACGCCGTCATGACAATCCCAATAAAAGTGAAACCTCCAATCCAGTTGAAATAAGGATTTAGTTCAGCCATTTGGTATAAGTTGGCCAAGATAGCATCTTTCGACAAAAAGCCTGAGAACAAAGGAAGACCCGCTAATGCCGCCGCAAAAATGACAAAAACGATAAAAGTAAATGGAAGTTTTTTGCGTAAGCCACCCATCAAACGCATATCTTGGGCATCGAAGTGCTGATTATGCCCAGCGTGGTGCAAAGCATGAATCACCGAGCCTGCCGCCAAAAACAAACCCGCTTTGAAAAAGGCATGAGTCAATAAATGAAATAAAGATGTTGCCGTTCCTAATCCAATCAGCATAAGGCCAAGCTGTGAAATAGTCGAGTAAGCTAAAGTTTTTTTGATGTCTGTTTGGAAAATGGCATAAATAGACCCCAACAACATTGTAATACAGCCAATGGTAGCAATTACAATATAGGCAGTATCGGTAAAAACAGGTTGGATTCTTGCCAAAAGGAATATACCAGCGGCCACCATTGTAGCAGCATGAATCAGTGCCGAAACGGGCGTTGGGCCTTCCATTGCATCGGGTAGCCAAGTGTGCAGTGGAAATTGGGCTGATTTGCCCATACAGCCACAAAAAAGTAAAATACCCGTCAGGGTAGCCCATTCGGGTGTAATCTGGCTCGGATGATTACCTAAACTTAAAAAGCTAAAGTTACCCCAGAAATAATACACCAAGAAGATTCCTAAAAGAAAGCCCAAATCGCCAACACGATTTACCAAAAAGGCTTTTTTAGCGGCTTTTACGGCACTATCTTTGGTGTACCAAAAACCAATTAATAAATAAGAGCTCAAGCCCACCAACTCCCAAAAAGCATACATACACAGCAGGTTGTCGGTAAGAATAATACCCAACATCGAAAATACAAATAACTGAATAAAGCCAAAATAGCGATATTGTGCGGTATCTTCGTGCATATAGTCAATAGAAAATAGCTGTACCAAAATAGCAATGAAATTGACTAATAGCAACATCATTATGGCATTGGCATCGAGTAGAAAACCAAATGAAATGGACGAATTACCTAAATTAAACCAACTAAAGGTAAAATGAGATGGAATATCAATTTGCTGAGTAAGCCAAATTGTTAACAGCAAATTCAATCCTGACAGCCCAGTAGCAATCCATCCTGAAAGGGCATTATTTCGCTTTCCTAACAGTATTGATATACCAAATCCTGCAAGCGGAGTCAATAATATGAACCAAATAATAATGGCAGGAGTCATTCTTCTAAATATTCAAATGTAAGTGGTACAATTCAATGTATTCAGGGTTTTGTACCTAAATTCTTGGAAAATTTCTATTTTTATACAAATATACGGGTCAAAATTTAATTAAGCCTAATAGTTTTTATATAAAATCTACTAAGTTTGTGGACTTTTCGTATTGTGGTTACTATTTTATCGTGAGCAGGCGTATCAATTACATCACCTGTTTGGTCTAAATATGGTATAAATAGGGTTTCTAAAAAAGCTAAAAGCCTTCATAACAATAGGAGTAGCATCTTTTAAGCCTCACTTGTTCATTTGTTAGTATTAAATTAACCATTAAAATTTTATGGAAAATACCAAATCTGTTAATTATTCAAAAACAACAATTACAGAATTAATGATTCCTTCTTATGCCAATTTTGGTGGAAAAATTCACGGAGGAATATTGCTTTCGCTGATGGATAAAGTGGCCTATGCTTGTGCCGCCCGACATGCGGGTACTTATGTTGTAACGGTATCGGTAGACAACGTAGAGTTTCGGCAGCCTGTAGAAGTAGGCGATTTGGTTTCGTTACATGCTTCTGTAAATTACGTAGGGCGTTCGTCTTTGATTATTGGAATACGTGTTATTGCCGAAAACATTAGAACCAAAGAAATGAAGCACACCAACACTTCATATTTTACCATGGTTGCCAAAGATGACGACGGCCGACCAACCGAAGTGCCAGGCTTGGTACTAGAATGCGATGACGATATACGTAGGTTTTTGGAGGCAATCAAACGCAAGGAAATCAAAAATGCTTACAAAGGGTTGCTCGACGATGCCAAAACCAGTATGAATATCGACCAGAACCTCCACTTGCTCGAAAATGAAAGATGTATTATCAAAAGAGAAAGAGATATGGAGAGTTTGTGGTAATTTTGTAGCTAGCGTATTGTTCACTAGATTTACAGATATAACATGATAAAACCTTTTTCCATGATTAAGATACTCCGGATTGTCTTGGTACTATTAGCACTGTTAGCGATAGGTTTTGTAGGTATGCGATTTTACACCAAGTCATTTAGCCCTTCGTCAACAGCCGAATTTGAACAAGGTGATTTAGATATAATGGTAGAATATTGTCAGCCTGCCAAAAAAGGACGATTGATATTTGGCCCTCAAACCTCAAAAGCTCTAGTGCCTTATGGCAAATGGTGGCGTACAGGAGCCAACGAAGCTACTGTAATTACTTTTACACGGAATGTCACAATTGCTGGTCGTCCTCTCAAGGCAGGAACTTATACACTTTTTACGATTCCCGAACAAAACGACTGGACGATCATTATCAATAGCGAGGTAGGGCAATGGGGGTTGTCGTACGACGAGACCAAAGATGTGCTAAGAGTACCCGCCGTTTCTGTCAAAAAATCGGATAGTGTCGAAAAATTTGTGATAGATTTTAATGAACAAACCAACGGTGCAGATATGATTCTGCGTTGGGACAATGTTGAGGTGACTGTGCCCATCAGAACACGATAAAAGTGCTTTGGCATACCAAGCAACGGTTTGAGCTAAATAAGAGTCATAAAAATATCATAGTCTGCTAGTCTGTCGGCAAGCAGACTTTTTTTATAAACCGAATATATTATTTTTGCATACATCTAACCGTAAAGAAACTATCCCTTGAGTACTTACGTTTAAGGTTTACAAACGAAAAAACTTTTCTTATAACCCACAAAATGAAGAAGTTATTATTAAGTATTTTGTTGTTATTTACTTTATCAACAATTAATTATGCTCAGAAGGTAAATCCTGCCAAATGGACATGGGCTTTGTCAAAACCCAATCCTGCTGTCGGAGAAACTGTCGATATTATCTTTACGGTAAATATTCAAAAAGATTGGTATTTATATTCGTCAGATTTTGACCCAGATTTGGGGCCTATCGTTACTACTATTAAGCTAAAGCCCGACGAGTCTTATGAGGCTATTGGTAGCCTAAAAGCTATTAATCCTTCCAAAAAATTTGACAAAGAAATCTGGAACGGAGAATATACGTATTTTAAAGGTAAAGCCGAGTTCCGTCAGTCTGTCAAAATTCTGAAAGACAAAGTAAATATCGAGGGTAGCTATGACAGCCAATCGTGTTCAGACGTTACGGGGCAATGTGTACCTGTAAAAGGCCCTTTTTTGTTAGAAGCACTGGCTGGTTCAGGGCAAAAAAAAAATGAAGAAGAAGTAGCCAAAAAAGTTAATACAGATTCCTTAAAAGCTCTGGAGGTAGCCAAAGAGGAAGTAAAACTAGATACTATTGCTACCGAAACGGTATCGGTTACAGATACAACCACGCTTGGCAATGTATCTATTGATAGTACAGAAGAAGAGAAAACTGAAGATACTTCACTTTGGGGATTCTTTTTATTGGCTCTTGGCGGAGGCTTTGTAGCCCTGCTTACACCTTGTGTGTATCCATTAATTCCAATGACTGTATCGTATTTTACCAAGCAAAAAGGTGGTTTACAAAAAGCCTTATTGTACGGCTTTTTTATCATAGCTATTTATGTACTTTTTGGTACTATCATTGCGTATGCTTTTGGGCAGGCTGCTCCTAATTTTATCAGTACTCACTGGTTACCCAATCTCTTGTTTTTTGTAGTGTTTGTGGTATTTGGGGTGTCATTCTTGGGCTGGTTTGAAATCGTATTACCATCATCTTTTGTCAATAAAATCGACGCTCAGTCAGACAGAGGAGGTTTAGGGGGTATTTTCTTTATGGCTTTTACCCTAGTATTAGTATCGTTTTCGTGTACTGGTCCAGTGGCGGGTACTATTCTAAGCTTGGGTTCGCAAGGGCAAATCATTCGCCCAATTATCGGAATGTTTGGTTTTGGCTTAGCATTTGCTGTTCCATTTACCTTATTTGCTATTTTTCCTAATTGGTTACAAAATTTACCAAAATCGGGTGGTTGGATGAACTCAGTGAAGGTTGTTTTGGGCTTTTTAGAACTTGCATTAGCATTGAAGTTTTTGAGTACAGCCGACCAAACCTACCACTGGCATATTCTCGACCGTGAGGTATATTTGGCAGCATGGATTGTTATATTTAGCTTAATTGGTTTATATTTATTAGGCAAAATCCAGTTGCCACACGACAGCAAGGTCGATAAAGTAACCGTACCGAGAGCATTAATGGCTATTGCTGTTTTATCATTTGTAGTGTATATGATTCCGGGAATGTTTGGTGCTCCACTCAAAGCCTTGTCGGGCTGGTTGCCTCCAATGGAAACCCAAGATTTTGTGATTGGGGTAAAATCTGAATCGTCGGCAAGTGCAAATACTGGCGACCCCAACTTTCCGAAAAAAGTTAAATATGATGAGTTTTTGAAGTTGCCATTAGACTTACAAGGTTTTTTTGATTATAAAGAGGCATTGGCTTATGCCCAAAAAGTCAATAAACCTTTGTTTATTGATTTTACAGGACATGGTTGTGTGAATTGTCGTAAAATGGAAGCTTCAGTTTGGTCAAATCCTGCCGTGAAAAGTCGCCTAGAAAATGATTATGTAGTAGTAGCTTTGTATGTCGATGACAAAACAGAGTTGCCAAAGTCTGAATGGTATAAGTCGAAAGACGATGGTTTAGAAAAAACTAGTATTGGCGACCAAAATTTAGATTTTGAAATAACTCGTTTCAATGGCAATGCTCAGCCTTATTATTGCTTGGTAAACCCCAACGACGATGCCAAACCAATGGTAAAACCACGTGCTTATAATGAAGATATAGAGGCTTTTGTGAAGTTTTTGGACGAAGGAAAAGCTAAATTCAACAAAAAATAAATCAAGGATATTTTCTACGGAAAATATGACTTATCTCAAATTTAGTGATATGAGTGATTATTTTTGAATATGATTTTCGCCAGTAGAGATGCAATGCTTTGCGGCTAAAGGTGTGTCATTATACAAAAGGCGTTCGGAATTAGTTTTTCGAACGCCTTTTGCATGAATATCCCCTAATTTTCTATCATTTGAGCAATTGGCCAGCCTCTTTAAGGTGTACTTGACAACCTTATGAATCAACACCAATAGGTGGTCTCTTTTAATATTACCTAAAATTCGGGATGACTCATATTTTACTTTTTCCTAAGAGTTGAGTTTGTTAAAAAGCCATACAACAAGATTGATAAAACCCGTAATAAGCAAGCACGTAGTAATAGGAATGTACAAATTGAAATGTTCTTTTTCAATCCGAATATCGCCAGGAAGTCGGCCAAGCCATTGTAATTTGTTGTGGAAAAAATAGATAACTACACCTCCCAAAATCAAGAAAGCTCCAATACTGATGAGTAATTTGCCAAGATGTTCGTTCATTTAAAACTCAATAATAAATTTATCTATAAAAAACCAAAGTTATAACATAAGCTAACTATTGATAAAATTACTATAAAAGGTGACATTTAGAACTAAATTCAGTCAAAATGCTATGTAAAAAGTAGTATTCTATAAAGTGATAGAAAAAAAACTCGAAAAGCTTTTGTTGCACTAAGCTGTTTTTTTCGATGTTTGTAAGTTTTCAGGCACAGAAATTGTACTACTTTATTGTAACAAACTACAACATAGCCTGAAATTATGGATAACAATGAAATCTATGAATTACTACTCAACAATACCGTTTATGAAATCCTAAATGCAGATTATATATTTACTCAAGTTTTTGAACAAAAAAAGCAAGCGTTGACACTTCGCAATTGGGTAATAGGATACTTCGTAGATATGTACGAGCAAACATTACAAAGGAAATATCTTTTTAATGATAGAAAAAATATACTATTGGCTACCCAACTCCATGCCGAAGGATTGATATATTTGAATGTAGAAAAACTGTCAATCTACAAACAGTTTTTTTTGCGTTATCCACAATTTGTCCAATTATTGCCTGTTAATTGTCCAATAGAGGCTATTCAATGGCAAGAAAACCATATTTCACCATTGGCACATATTTTACTCAACAAATTGTCGTTTGAGCATTTAGTGGTTTTATCCACTATCAAAACGCCAATAAAGAGGGCATTTTATGAAATCGAAATTATCAAAAACAACTGGACTGTCGATGAACTGCAGTGGGCTATCAGTCATTTTATTTTTGAACAGACAGGCTTAGAAATCGACGATAAAGAAGCACTATTGCAAAGTTATATCCACAAAATCCATTATGATGAAGCTGATTTTAGCTAAAGCATCATTCGTAATCTATTGACAGCCTGCTGTTCTTGCCGAATAAGTCGCTCTAGCTCATCTTCAAACAGGCTTGATTTAGCGGCTAAAAAGACTGTACTAGGGTATCCACAAAACTTTAGGAAAGACAACCTTACTCTTTCAAGGTGGTAGTCGGAACTAATAACCACAGCTACCTCGGGATTATGCCTTTCCAAAACTCGTTTACATAACTGAGCATCTTCAATGGTATTTTCGCTCAAAATAAACTCTAGGAACTGCTCGTGAGGAATACCATTTTCAAGTAAAAAATTTTGTAGATATTGGGCATGTGGGTAATCGCTTGTATTGAAATGATTGCCAAAGCCACCTGTACAAAGAATTTTGAAATCAGGATTATATTTTAAAAAATTCAGAGCCGTTAACAGCCTATCAAAGGCAATATGCGTTAATTCGCCATCATGTGTATTGTTTGCTCCGCAGATAATCAAGATTCCGTTCATAAGATAAAAATTATAGATTGAGAGACCCGAACATTTCTCAAAGATAATTCAAATTTATGGAATGACTCAAGGATTCAAAAAGGGTATTTTGTTTTACACAAACCCACAAGACCAATCCCCACAAATTATCTTCTCCCCAAAGCTTTTCTTTATTACCTTTGCACTGCCTTTTGGCCATGTGCCAAAAACAAGATATTTAGCAGAAACCTAAACTTGTCGGCTTTAGATTTGTTATCAATAGATTCATTGAAATATATTGGAGATACTAGCATGCCTACCACTTCTCCAATTTTATGTAACATCAAACATCCATATTAATGAGTGCAAAATACTTTCATTTGACCGTAAAGGAGATTATCGACGAAACTCCCGATACCAAAACCTTTTCATTCTGGCATCCTATCCATCAGGCAATTAGCTATAAAGCAGGGCAGTTTTTGACACTCATTCCAGAAATAGAGGGAAAAAAAGTTCGTCGTAGTTATTCGATGTCGAGTTCTCCCAACAAAGATGCTTCTCTGGCCGTAACAATTAAGCGAGTACCTGGGGGGCTGGTTTCTAATTATTTATGCGACAACCTCAAAGTGGGCGATGCTATCGAAACGATGGAGCCTATGGGGCATTTTGTTATAGAACCAAACCCTACCAAAGAACGTGTTATCGTATTATTTGGTGGTGGCTCAGGCATAACACCTTTGATGTCTATTGCTAAGTCGGTATTGCCTGTCGAAACCAAAACAAAGGTGTATTTGGTGTATGGTTCAAGAAATGAAGAAAATATTATTTTCAAAAAACAACTAGACGAACTCGAAGCTCAATATAGTAATCGATTCAAAGTTTTACATGTACTTAGTCAACCATCTTATACTTGGATAGGGTATAAAACCCGTATCAATCAGGCATCGGCGGTTACTTTTTTGAAGCAGGATTTTGCTATTGATATTGCCAAAGCTGAGTATTATTTGTGTGGGCCAGAAGGTATGATGCAACACGTGGAGGCAGCTATCAAAATTTTTGGAGTAACCGACAACCAAATACATAAAGAGCATTTCTTTTCGGCACATGACGAAAAAGCAATGGAAGATGAAGACGAAGCAGGTAGCCTAAAAGAACAAACTATTACGATTCAGTACGAAGGCAATGATTATACCGTAGTAGTAAAACCTCACGAAACCATTTTGGATGCTGCCCTTCGTGACGATATCGACTTGCCATATTCTTGTCAGGCGGGTATGTGTACGGCTTGTATGGGCAAATGTATTGCAGGTAAAGTGAGTATGGACGAAGAAGATGGCCTTACCGATAATGAAATCAAACAAGGCTATATTTTGACTTGTGTGGCTCATCCAACTAGCTCGGGCGTAGTAATTGAAATAGATTAGAATTAGTTACCAACAAAAGTTATCCACAGTATTATAGAAATGTGGATAACTTTTGTTGGTAACCTTTGTGAATGAAATAATTAGCGGGCTAAATACTTGTTAGTCAGTAGATAAATAAAAGTTGAGCCTAGTTTGTATCATATTCTATAGAAAAAATAAAAAATGGTTTCAAAAATTTACTAGTACAAATCACCAATAGTGCATATTTCTGAAACCTATTTTATCAAAGAG
The DNA window shown above is from Flectobacillus major DSM 103 and carries:
- a CDS encoding DUF2905 domain-containing protein, giving the protein MNEHLGKLLISIGAFLILGGVVIYFFHNKLQWLGRLPGDIRIEKEHFNLYIPITTCLLITGFINLVVWLFNKLNS
- a CDS encoding DUF2911 domain-containing protein is translated as MIKILRIVLVLLALLAIGFVGMRFYTKSFSPSSTAEFEQGDLDIMVEYCQPAKKGRLIFGPQTSKALVPYGKWWRTGANEATVITFTRNVTIAGRPLKAGTYTLFTIPEQNDWTIIINSEVGQWGLSYDETKDVLRVPAVSVKKSDSVEKFVIDFNEQTNGADMILRWDNVEVTVPIRTR
- a CDS encoding YdcF family protein encodes the protein MNGILIICGANNTHDGELTHIAFDRLLTALNFLKYNPDFKILCTGGFGNHFNTSDYPHAQYLQNFLLENGIPHEQFLEFILSENTIEDAQLCKRVLERHNPEVAVVISSDYHLERVRLSFLKFCGYPSTVFLAAKSSLFEDELERLIRQEQQAVNRLRMML
- a CDS encoding DUF1016 N-terminal domain-containing protein yields the protein MDNNEIYELLLNNTVYEILNADYIFTQVFEQKKQALTLRNWVIGYFVDMYEQTLQRKYLFNDRKNILLATQLHAEGLIYLNVEKLSIYKQFFLRYPQFVQLLPVNCPIEAIQWQENHISPLAHILLNKLSFEHLVVLSTIKTPIKRAFYEIEIIKNNWTVDELQWAISHFIFEQTGLEIDDKEALLQSYIHKIHYDEADFS
- a CDS encoding ferredoxin--NADP reductase, producing MSAKYFHLTVKEIIDETPDTKTFSFWHPIHQAISYKAGQFLTLIPEIEGKKVRRSYSMSSSPNKDASLAVTIKRVPGGLVSNYLCDNLKVGDAIETMEPMGHFVIEPNPTKERVIVLFGGGSGITPLMSIAKSVLPVETKTKVYLVYGSRNEENIIFKKQLDELEAQYSNRFKVLHVLSQPSYTWIGYKTRINQASAVTFLKQDFAIDIAKAEYYLCGPEGMMQHVEAAIKIFGVTDNQIHKEHFFSAHDEKAMEDEDEAGSLKEQTITIQYEGNDYTVVVKPHETILDAALRDDIDLPYSCQAGMCTACMGKCIAGKVSMDEEDGLTDNEIKQGYILTCVAHPTSSGVVIEID
- a CDS encoding protein-disulfide reductase DsbD family protein, translating into MKKLLLSILLLFTLSTINYAQKVNPAKWTWALSKPNPAVGETVDIIFTVNIQKDWYLYSSDFDPDLGPIVTTIKLKPDESYEAIGSLKAINPSKKFDKEIWNGEYTYFKGKAEFRQSVKILKDKVNIEGSYDSQSCSDVTGQCVPVKGPFLLEALAGSGQKKNEEEVAKKVNTDSLKALEVAKEEVKLDTIATETVSVTDTTTLGNVSIDSTEEEKTEDTSLWGFFLLALGGGFVALLTPCVYPLIPMTVSYFTKQKGGLQKALLYGFFIIAIYVLFGTIIAYAFGQAAPNFISTHWLPNLLFFVVFVVFGVSFLGWFEIVLPSSFVNKIDAQSDRGGLGGIFFMAFTLVLVSFSCTGPVAGTILSLGSQGQIIRPIIGMFGFGLAFAVPFTLFAIFPNWLQNLPKSGGWMNSVKVVLGFLELALALKFLSTADQTYHWHILDREVYLAAWIVIFSLIGLYLLGKIQLPHDSKVDKVTVPRALMAIAVLSFVVYMIPGMFGAPLKALSGWLPPMETQDFVIGVKSESSASANTGDPNFPKKVKYDEFLKLPLDLQGFFDYKEALAYAQKVNKPLFIDFTGHGCVNCRKMEASVWSNPAVKSRLENDYVVVALYVDDKTELPKSEWYKSKDDGLEKTSIGDQNLDFEITRFNGNAQPYYCLVNPNDDAKPMVKPRAYNEDIEAFVKFLDEGKAKFNKK
- a CDS encoding acyl-CoA thioesterase produces the protein MENTKSVNYSKTTITELMIPSYANFGGKIHGGILLSLMDKVAYACAARHAGTYVVTVSVDNVEFRQPVEVGDLVSLHASVNYVGRSSLIIGIRVIAENIRTKEMKHTNTSYFTMVAKDDDGRPTEVPGLVLECDDDIRRFLEAIKRKEIKNAYKGLLDDAKTSMNIDQNLHLLENERCIIKRERDMESLW
- the nuoL gene encoding NADH-quinone oxidoreductase subunit L, producing MTPAIIIWFILLTPLAGFGISILLGKRNNALSGWIATGLSGLNLLLTIWLTQQIDIPSHFTFSWFNLGNSSISFGFLLDANAIMMLLLVNFIAILVQLFSIDYMHEDTAQYRYFGFIQLFVFSMLGIILTDNLLCMYAFWELVGLSSYLLIGFWYTKDSAVKAAKKAFLVNRVGDLGFLLGIFLVYYFWGNFSFLSLGNHPSQITPEWATLTGILLFCGCMGKSAQFPLHTWLPDAMEGPTPVSALIHAATMVAAGIFLLARIQPVFTDTAYIVIATIGCITMLLGSIYAIFQTDIKKTLAYSTISQLGLMLIGLGTATSLFHLLTHAFFKAGLFLAAGSVIHALHHAGHNQHFDAQDMRLMGGLRKKLPFTFIVFVIFAAALAGLPLFSGFLSKDAILANLYQMAELNPYFNWIGGFTFIGIVMTAFYMSRQVWLVFMGELRNEAIQANYIHEGSIKIKFPLALLAILSFGMIFSTNPFHAGHSWFWHVINPDFILAENHWIGYASIACVVLGIGLGYISRNIIFDNKVPTFDKLYDLVWVQPTLLLAQGLQYFDKQVIDQTVNSLANVQVIMAKIVMWFDSRWIDGVPNALASLTGIIGKITRSVQGGKVQLYVVAALMGLISLIVFIIY
- a CDS encoding complex I subunit 4 family protein, whose product is MSILSVLIFLPLVFSLVIAILPENYRAYYKWITLAVTAIEFLLCMRLYFLFDQQTAEYQFVEQIDWITLPLGALGIGSIDYLLGIDGISMPMVLLTGLVMLIGAISSFEIKQKEKGYFSLYLLLTASIVGCFMALDLFLFYLFFEFMLLPMYFLIGIWGGPRKEYASIKFFIYTLVGSLFILVVMIGLYLSAIDPVETALQTGLIGDYAQITPSVISEIQALLAEGKIPSEQLVHTFDLRFLPDTSNYLPESWFHIFSNIKLGGLSIRALGFILLMVGFGIKLPAVPVHTWLPDAHVEAPTPVSVVLAGILLKIGGYGFLRIAYPIFPEAAMDFAFIIAAFGVVSIVYGAYNALAMNDLKKMIAYSSVSHMGFVLLGIASLTSEGINGAIYQMYSHGILSAMLFLLVGVLYSRTHDRRIDSYQGLAAKMPIYTALTAVAFFASLGLPAFSGFIGEFFTLIGGFNSTLFPNWLTAIAVFGLVLGAAYFLWTLQRIFFGKYWSRYDESTLVDLTLREKIMLVPLGLLALVFGIFPHLMFDISHISVNELLKLFP